Genomic DNA from Oncorhynchus tshawytscha isolate Ot180627B linkage group LG04, Otsh_v2.0, whole genome shotgun sequence:
GAGTACGATTAACATCTGTTACaagtgcagcaatgctccccatccatcctgacagagcttgagaggatatgcagataggaatgggagaaactccccaaatacaggtgtgccaagcttgtagcgtcatacccaagaagacttgaggctgtaatcgctgccaaaggtgcttcgacaaGGCACAGAGTAAAGTTTgtgaaaaatgtataaaaacctgtgtttgctttgtcattatggggtattgtgtatagattgatgagggggaaactactattttatacattttagaataaggctgtaatgtaacaaaatgtggaaaaagtcaaggggtctgaatactttccgaatgtaccgTATCTCTTTGGAGAAGTCATTCATCCCCATATCCTCCCCTATATGGCGCCTTCACCAATTCAATACCCATATAAAGTAAGGCACTTAGTTCATGATTATGGCTCTTGAAATGCCTCGCAACAGGTGATTTTTCCTCATGGTTGTGAAAGGAGCTCTTATGCTCACATATCCTTGTCGTAACTCCACATTTGGTCTTATCCACATAATAAAAGTGACAGGAACACTTAAGGAGATATACAACATATTTTGTGTTACATGTTATTCTACCTCAAACCTTTATCCTCTCACCCGGTTGGGGATGGATAAGAAGGTTCCCTCTGATCACGGCATAACAGTGGACACAGTCGTGACAAGGGAAACTGCGATCAGGAACGATACACATAAAATGTGATGCTTTTATCCTTAGGCCAATATGAGTTAACTAAACAATCCCTTAAATTTGAGGGTCTCTTATAGCAAAACCTCAGAGGGGATACAGACGCTTTACCAAAGCTGGGGTTACTGTGTGATATGTGCCAATGTCAATTAACCACCTCCTTGATCAACCTTGAAATAGAACTGTTGGTGgacacctgtcacgccctgagcTTAGAGATCCTGTttttgtctctattttggtttggtcagggtgtgagttggggtgggtattctatattctattatttgtatttctatgttttggccgggtagggttctcaatcagggacagcggtctagcgttgtctctgattgagaaccatacttaggtagccctttttcccacctgtctttgtgggaagttgactttgtttagggcacttagcctttagcttcacggtttgtttttgtagtgtttattgttttgttcggcatcatttttataataaaaagaaaatatacgctcaccatgctgcaccttggtcctcttccttCAACAGCCCTGACAACACCAAAgttgctgagagaggagagggattccTTTGATGTGGTTGCAATAATGCATTCCGCTTGTCTTACTCTCTAAAGGCAATTGTCCAATAATGACTCTTTATACCCTCTTGTTTAGAATCGTTGGGCACAATAATTGGGCACAACTGACAATCCCATAGCAGTTCCTTGAACCTGAAGATAATGGTCTTCAAACGTTTCTTCAGGTTCAAGGATCTGCTTAGAATAGGAGGATTGTCAGTTGTGCCCAATTATGCAAATGTTTCATGGGCTCGTTTCACCGAACATTTGTGCGGCAATACTAATGTAAGTTTATTTACCTATTTCTGATCTttgtattatacacacacacacacacacacacacacacacacacacacacacacacacacacacacacacacacacacacacacacacacacgaggatcCAGCACCAGATTTAAGCTTAAGGTGGAGTCCAGCATGATGTTTGTTCTTTCTATATTAGGTGATTAGCCTACTCATTGGAATATCAGCAGGTTTGTGGGGCACGCAGACCTCAAAATTGGTATGAAATTTCATTTCAAGTGGCATGAAAAAGGTCTTATAAAATCAAAAATTATACTCAATGGAACCTGAAAATACAGAGATACAATCCATGCTGCTGGAGGTCCTCAAGATGGCCACCACCATTCCAACGCTTGTTCGTTGTCGGTAGTCATGCGCCGTCATCCATTGTGGGCTCCCAGCCCACGGAACCGCAGTGGTagccagagggagagaaaaagatggATGAGGGAGGGATCCATTCTGATTAGAAGTATTTGACCTCACCCTCACATGCTTAGAGGGATCGATTGCCATTTATCTGTGTGGTAGAGAGCGTTGACGACTCTGGTCCCCCTCTGGCTCCTGGTATCTATGCTGACTGGGTGTCTTCTCCCTCCAGCAGCAGGCCTAGACTGGGGCTGAAAGCTCCTTTTTGTGGGAGCTCTTTAAATCAAATCAGGCCCAGTTGTGGCATGCCTGGGCCAACTCCCATCTCCAAGGAGCACAGCCAAGGGGGAGGAGTCTGCAATGAATCAATTAGAAAACACAAGGGAGAAACACAGCAAGCCATAGATCGTGTAAAATTAGAATGAGGTGAAAAATAAAAGCAAAATGGCGCACACTGCTGTTCATGCTCCCAGATGATTTTGAAGTTATAACATTTTGACCCTTAGGTCTCATCAGGAATCCATCCGTTGTAACAATAAAATCATCTGGGCGCATGAGGAAGTTCCCCTATAACTCCAGCACCTGCAAAAAAAACAGCAtgtgatgtgtgtattttcttcAGCTTTTGTACGAAAATTAAGGAATagaaaatatattaaataaaagGTCACTGCCAAAGAAATCATACAAAATTAGAATGAGGCAcacaaaatatattaaataaaaaGGTCACTGCAACTCAAAACGcatattaaaaaaagaaaaaaggtcTGGTCTCCAAATGGGGGAAAACCTATGGAAGGCAACTGTGTTTGCATAAGCATTTACAGTATAACTGGTGGTGAAGATCTAAGATTAatattgttaacaagaaattatgaaataatatattttacaaaaatataaacgcaacatgcaacaattttacagttcatataaagaattcattaggccctaatctatggatttcatatgaatGGGCAACCATGGTTGGGCAGgagcataggcccacccatttggattccagccccagccccagccaatcagaattagttttcccccacaaaagggctttattacagactgaAATACTTCTGTTTcaacagctgtctgggtggctttTCTCAGAAGATCCCGCAggggaagaagccggatgtggaggtcctgggctggcatagttacacgtggtctgtggttatgaggccggttggacttcCTGCTAAACTCtcaaaaatgacgttggaggcagcttataggagaaaaataaacattcaatactctggcaacaactctggtggacattcctgcagtcagaatgccaattgtacgctccctcaaaacttgagacatctgcggcattgtgttgtgtgacaaaactgcacattttagtgtggccttttgtccccagcacaagctgcacACGTGTAATGACCATCctgtttagtcagcttcttgatatgccacaactatCAAGTGGAGGGACTACctaggcaaaggagaaatgctcactaacagggatgtaaataaatgtgtgcacagcatttgagagaaataagcttggtGTGTGTATGGAAAAATTCAGGGATCTTTtttccagctcatgaaacatgttgcgtttattttttttgtcagtataaatcatttaaaatcatAATAGCTACGAGGTCTACTCTTTATTTTCGACGTATACTGTTCATTTGCACCACACAAACCTCTTTCAAGATTGATCTTTTTGCACATACTGTGGTGTTGTGTTCTTCAAATGCATAAAAAATACAcagcaaatgtttttatttagttttttttcaaGCATGCCTTTTTATTAGGGCATTGACCAGAATCATTGCACCTATACAGTTTCTGTCCCGTTTAAAACCGCATGTCACAGTTCAAGGTACCCTTCTGACTGGATATGCGTATGTTTTTCAGCTTTTGTACCCTTCTGACTGAAACATTGTTCAAATTCAAATCTAAACAATATTGCTGAAACATGCAATGCACTGAGCAGTGAACAGatttgtccctgtgtgtgtcctcttgaGTTCTCAAATCTTCTTTCATGGAGAAGTACTTGCCGCAGCAGAGTGCGTCATCATGTGTTTCTTCAGGGTTACATTAAGCCTAAAGCATTCACCACATTCATGACATCGatacggtttctctcctgtgtgagtccttAAGTGCTCTGTCAGTTTTTCCTTTCGGTTAAAGCACTTCCCACAATCTTGGCATTGATGCGGTTTCTCACCTGCATGAACTTGCATGTGGCGATTAAGATTTATAACACCTAGTCCACACACAGGGCACTTGCATGATTTCCCCCCTGTGTGACTCGCTATATGCGATCTCAGGTTTCCCTGCAGTTTGTAGCATTTGCCGCATTGCTTACAGCTGTATGGTTTTGTTCCAGTGTGGGATCTCATATGGTCTGTCAGGTGCTCTTTCCGTGTGTAGCATTTCCCACATACATTGCATTGAAATGGCCTCTCTCCTGTATGGAGCTTCTTGTGACGACTTAAGTGAGATAGAAATGTAAAGCATCTGGCACAGAAAGGGCACTTgtatggtttctcccctgtgtgtatccTCAGATGATCTATTAGTCTTGTGTTTAGAGCGAAGCATTTACCACAATAATGGCAGCAGTAAGGTTTCTcccgtgtgtgtgttaacatatgCACGTGCAGGCAATACTTGCGGTTAAAGCATTTACCACAGTCTTTGCACTCAAATGGTTTCTCACCTGTGTGAGTTCTCTTGTGCGTTTTCAAATGACATGGTCTGTCATAGGTTGCTGTGCATTCAGTACAACTGTAGGACCTCTTCCTTGTGTGATCCCTCAGTGGCTCAATCAGCTCACTGGTTGTCTTGACCTCAGCGCAGATGTAAGAGCTTTGTCCTTTCTTTAACTGTGTCCTCTTGATTTTTAGAGGCTTTAACTGTGTGAGGGGAGCATAACTGGTTGATTCTGATATTCCGTCATCCTCTTCATCAGGTTTTGTTTGGATCTGTTCAGCTGCAATTGTGGATAGGGAGTCCCTCTTGCTGTTTTTCCCAGTTTGGTGTGAGCCCTGATCACTGTCACTTTCCACACAGGGAATGAAGAACTCTGTGTCCTCTTGATCACTCCAAACCTGCTCAGAGTGCTGCTGGTCAGAGGGAACCTCGTCTTcagagacagtgagagtgagCTGCAGGGGGTCTGGAAGGAAAGACAGGAATTAACTTTCAAGACAAATCTACACATTTCAATAAATAATCTACCTCTGTGACTTGACTCTTAACATGATttattagctaatgttagcatcgCTCACATAGCATAGATATGACTGATGATGTAGGAGCCAAATAGTTAATTCAATCATTTTATGGTTCAAATCAATAATGAATTTCTGTTTTATGTTTAAATGCACAGTTAAACAGTTAAAAGGCCCATAGGCTCCAAGGCCAATTGGAAGTGACAGGAATGGCAGCCACACAGTCTTTTGACCACGAGTCCATGCAACCATgccatcaaatcacatttttcaaatcaaattgtatttatcacatgcttcgtagacaacaggtgtagactagcaATGCTTACGGATccatttccaacaatgcagagttaaagattatataatttttttttttaaaagatacacagttgaagtcagaagtttatatacactctgAATCGGAGGAGGATGGACAAAAATGTATGGCTTGTTTTCGGGTTTCAATCTTCAATAGTTTAAATCATTTAAATGAtagtaataaataaaaaagacgTCAATTAATTCCAAATGGATATCTAAAACACAATCAAGACAATCAAATATATTTGGGACAGTATCAATGCGTGACATCACGTCTGTAACACAGCCTGCACCCACCCGCATTGTGTAAGATCGATTCAAATGTAAAAACTTTGCCGGCTTTAAATCTTCAATAGCTCGTCCACAAAGCGTGCCATGAC
This window encodes:
- the LOC112248980 gene encoding zinc finger protein 501, yielding MSKLQLLQAFLSDRLTTVAVEISVVVEKAFAEYHDEMSRSKEENQRLQRLLDSVFNPDLKLHKADPLQLTLTVSEDEVPSDQQHSEQVWSDQEDTEFFIPCVESDSDQGSHQTGKNSKRDSLSTIAAEQIQTKPDEEDDGISESTSYAPLTQLKPLKIKRTQLKKGQSSYICAEVKTTSELIEPLRDHTRKRSYSCTECTATYDRPCHLKTHKRTHTGEKPFECKDCGKCFNRKYCLHVHMLTHTREKPYCCHYCGKCFALNTRLIDHLRIHTGEKPYKCPFCARCFTFLSHLSRHKKLHTGERPFQCNVCGKCYTRKEHLTDHMRSHTGTKPYSCKQCGKCYKLQGNLRSHIASHTGGKSCKCPVCGLGVINLNRHMQVHAGEKPHQCQDCGKCFNRKEKLTEHLRTHTGEKPYRCHECGECFRLNVTLKKHMMTHSAAASTSP